Proteins co-encoded in one Grus americana isolate bGruAme1 chromosome 12, bGruAme1.mat, whole genome shotgun sequence genomic window:
- the CNGA2 gene encoding cyclic nucleotide-gated olfactory channel isoform X1: MTAKSNGLHSSPANRHPCQPTQARVEGDVERTGLSTRRASSMQDDTSSELQRGSPPDGGEQLAASAFRGRQALARIVRLVLVLRDWASKNFHEEQQRPDPFLERFQGPELWTVAAGAANDLEDEETKEENKKKKWQIFVVDPAGDWYYHWLAVIAVPVLYNWCLLVARACFSDLQKTYVVLWLVLDYISDSIYIGDIVIRLHTGFLEQGLLVKDLKKLWDNYIHTLQFKLDVLSILPTDLAYFAVGLHCPELRFNRLLHFSRMFEFFDRTETRTSHPNIFRISNLVLYILVIIHWNACIYYAISKAIGFGEDTWVYPNVTDPEYGYLTREYIYCLYWSTLTLTTIGETPPPVRDEEYLFVIFDFLIGVLIFATVVGNVGSMISNMNATRAEFQAKIDAIKHYMQSRKVSKDMETKVIKWFDYLWTNKKAVDEREVLKNLPGKLRAEIAINVHLETLKKVRIFQDCEAGLLVELVLKLHLQVFSPGDYICRKGDIGKEMYIIKEGKLAVVADDGMTQYALLTAGGCFGEISILNIKGSKMGNRRTANIRSLGYSDLFCLSKEDLMEAVTEYPDAKKVLEERGREILIKEGLLDESAAEVSTEGKSMEEKLDRLALNLDTLHTRFGQLLTEYNDAQMKLKQRITVLESKMRQQDLEDFFSDSSDSLLEDEEKALPGGTQ; encoded by the exons ATGACGGCCAAGAGTAATGGTCTGCACAGCTCACCGGCCAACCGCCACCCCTGCCAACCCACCCAAGCTCGAGTAGAGGGTGATGTGGAGAGGACGGGGCTCAGCACCAGGAG GGCCTCCTCAATGCAGGATGACACctcctcagagctgcagagagggaGTCCCCCAGATGGAGGGGAGCAGCTGGCTGCCTCTGCTTTCCGAGGCAGACAAGCCTTGGCCAG GATAGTCcggctggtgctggtgctgaggGACTGGGCCAGCAAGAATTTTcatgaggagcagcaaaggccagACCCCTTTCTCGAGCGCTTCCAGGGCCCTGAGCTCTGGACAGTGGCTGCAGGTGCTGCCAACGATCTAGAGGACGAGGAGaccaaggaggaaaacaaaaa GAAGAAATGGCAGATCTTTGTGGTGGACCCTGCAGGGGACTGGTATTACCATTGGCTGGCTGTCATTGCAGTTCCTGTCCTCTATAACTGGTGCTTGCTCGTAGCCAG GGCTTGCTTCAGTGACCTGCAAAAGACCTATGTTGTTCTCTGGCTGGTGTTAGACTACATCTCAGACTCTATCTACATTGGGGACATAGTGATCCGCCTGCACACAG GTTTCTTGGAACAGGGCCTCCTGGTTAAGGACCTGAAGAAGTTATGGGACAACTACATCCACACCTTACAGTTCAAGCTGGATGTTCTCTCTATCCTGCCCACAGACCTGGCATACTTTGCTGTGGGATTGCACTGCCCTGAATTGCGTTTCAACAGGCTGCTGCACTTCTCCCGCATGTTTGAGTTCTTTGATAGGACTGAGACCAGAACCAGCCACCCCAACATCTTCCGCATCAGCAACTTGGTTCTTTACATCCTGGTCATCATCCACTGGAACGCATGCATTTATTATGCCATCTCCAAGGCCATAGGCTTCGGAGAGGACACCTGGGTCTATCCCAATGTCACAGACCCTGAATATGGATATCTGACTCGGGAGTACATCTACTGTCTCTACTGGTCTACGTTGACTTTGACTACCATTGGAGAGACCCCTCCCCCTGTGCGTGATGAAGAGTATCTCTTTGTGATCTTTGATTTCCTTATCGGTGTCCTCATCTTTGCCACCGTTGTGGGGAATGTGGGATCCATGATATCCAACATGAATGCCACCAGGGCAGAGTTCCAGGCAAAAATCGATGCCATCAAACACTACATGCAGTCCCGCAAGGTGAGCAAAGACATGGAAACCAAAGTCATCAAGTGGTTTGACTACCTGTGGACCAACAAGAAGGCAGTAGATGAACGGGAAGTCCTCAAGAATCTCCCTGGTAAGTTAAGGGCAGAGATTGCCATCAACGTTCATCTGGAGACACTGAAGAAGGTGAGGATTTTCCAGGACTGTGAGGCAGGTCTACTGGTGGAGCTGGTGCTGAAGCTTCACCTTCAGGTGTTTAGCCCAGGGGATTACATTTGCCGGAAAGGAGACATTGGGAAAGAGATGTACATCATCAAGGAGGGCAAGCTGGCCGTGGTGGCGGATGACGGAATGACACAGTATGCTTTGCTCACTGCAGGAGGCTGCTTTGGTGAGATCAGCATCCTCAACATTAAAGGGAGCAAAATGGGCAACAGGCGCACAGCCAACATCCGTAGCTTGGGCTACTCTGATCTTTTCTGCCTGTCAAAGGAAGATCTTATGGAAGCAGTCACAGAGTATCCTGATGCCAAAAAGGTCTTGGAGGAGCGTGGCCGGGAGATCCTGATCAAGGAAGGGCTGCTGGATGAGTCAGCTGCAGAGGTAAGCACGGAAGGGAAAAGCATGGAAGAGAAGCTGGACAGGCTGGCCTTGAACCTGGACACACTGCACACCCGCTTTGGCCAGCTCCTGACAGAGTACAATGATGCCCAGATGAAGCTCAAGCAGCGCATCACTGTTCTGGAGTCCAAGATGAGGCAGCAGGATCTGGAGGACTTCTTCTCTGATAGCTCTGACAGTCTGCTTGAGGATGAGGAGAAAGCTTTACCTGGTGGGACGCaatga
- the PRRG3 gene encoding transmembrane gamma-carboxyglutamic acid protein 3 isoform X2: MLKRFPRANGFLEEIQQGTIERECIEEVCSYEEVKEVFENKEKTMEFWKGYTNSVYSVKDPGHSTERSDAMYVVVPLLGVALLIVIALFIIWRCQLQKATRHRPSYAQNRYLASRTGRSLPRVMVYREQSQSQGETQYQREASNRVAGDRRAGGTPQQDGTLYPPEHSVSVLSRLSSATPPPSYDEVTGHPESSSGEETSISDNDPPPKYEEIVAAASVTGK; encoded by the exons ATGCTGAAGCGCTTTCCCCGAGCCAACGGCTTCCTGGAGGAGATCCAGCAGGGCACTATCGAGCGGGAGTGCATTGAGGAGGTCTGCAGCTATGAGGAGGTCAAGGAAGTGTTCGAGAACAAGGAGAAGACG ATGGAGTTTTGGAAGGGCTACACCAACTCTGTCTACTCTGTCAAGGACCCTGGGCACAGCACAGAACGTTCAGATGCTATGTACGTGGTGGTGCCCCTCTTGGGAGTGGCTCTTCTGATAGTCATCGCCCTCTTCATCATCTGGAGGTGCCAGCTTCAAAAGGCTACCCGCCACCGCCCTTCCTATGCCCAGAATCGTTACCTGGCCAGCCGAACAGGACGCAGCCTCCCCAGGGTTATGGTGTACCGGGAGCAGTCGCAAAGCCAAGGGGAAACCCAGTATCAGCGAGAAGCAAGCAACCGTGTGGCTGGAGACAGGAGAGCTGGGGGTACCCCCCAGCAAGATGGCACCCTCTACCCACCAGAACATTCAGTCTCTGTCCTCTCCAGACTGTCCAGTGCCACCCCTCCACCTTCATATGACGAGGTGACGGGCCACCCAGAGAGCAGCAGCGGTGAAGAGACCAGCATCTCCGACAATGACCCACCACCAAAGTATGAAGAGATTGTGGCTGCTGCCTCTGTCACGGGCAAATAG
- the PRRG3 gene encoding transmembrane gamma-carboxyglutamic acid protein 3 isoform X1 codes for MAMFLGARNAHSMLKRFPRANGFLEEIQQGTIERECIEEVCSYEEVKEVFENKEKTMEFWKGYTNSVYSVKDPGHSTERSDAMYVVVPLLGVALLIVIALFIIWRCQLQKATRHRPSYAQNRYLASRTGRSLPRVMVYREQSQSQGETQYQREASNRVAGDRRAGGTPQQDGTLYPPEHSVSVLSRLSSATPPPSYDEVTGHPESSSGEETSISDNDPPPKYEEIVAAASVTGK; via the exons ATGGCAA TGTTCTTGGGGGCCAGGAATGCCCACTCGATGCTGAAGCGCTTTCCCCGAGCCAACGGCTTCCTGGAGGAGATCCAGCAGGGCACTATCGAGCGGGAGTGCATTGAGGAGGTCTGCAGCTATGAGGAGGTCAAGGAAGTGTTCGAGAACAAGGAGAAGACG ATGGAGTTTTGGAAGGGCTACACCAACTCTGTCTACTCTGTCAAGGACCCTGGGCACAGCACAGAACGTTCAGATGCTATGTACGTGGTGGTGCCCCTCTTGGGAGTGGCTCTTCTGATAGTCATCGCCCTCTTCATCATCTGGAGGTGCCAGCTTCAAAAGGCTACCCGCCACCGCCCTTCCTATGCCCAGAATCGTTACCTGGCCAGCCGAACAGGACGCAGCCTCCCCAGGGTTATGGTGTACCGGGAGCAGTCGCAAAGCCAAGGGGAAACCCAGTATCAGCGAGAAGCAAGCAACCGTGTGGCTGGAGACAGGAGAGCTGGGGGTACCCCCCAGCAAGATGGCACCCTCTACCCACCAGAACATTCAGTCTCTGTCCTCTCCAGACTGTCCAGTGCCACCCCTCCACCTTCATATGACGAGGTGACGGGCCACCCAGAGAGCAGCAGCGGTGAAGAGACCAGCATCTCCGACAATGACCCACCACCAAAGTATGAAGAGATTGTGGCTGCTGCCTCTGTCACGGGCAAATAG
- the RIPPLY1 gene encoding protein ripply1, with product MRPLPPRQEEGAAAAPVQYHPNCVSSGLDSGCSGGRRPRQNTGVFPPPSQVRPLLLGILVGPEGSRQAAALTLGLPSRILWPKSKSFDYLYGMGEKLLENFPVQATLCFYEDSGSEEEEEEEEEEEEEAGDMAAGPQPQAGSPGRPV from the coding sequence ATGCGCCCCCTGCCACCACGCCAGGAggagggggcagcagcagccccagtgcAGTACCACCCCAACTGTGTGTCCTCAGGCTTGGACTCGGGATGCAGCGGGGGACGGCGGCCCCGACAAAACACTGGCGTTTTTCCACCACCCAGTCAGGTACGTCCCCTGCTGCTGGGCATCCTGGTTGGGCCcgagggcagcaggcaggcagcagctctcacCCTGGGTCTCCCCAGCAGGATCCTCTGGCCCAAGTCCAAGTCCTTTGACTATCTGTACGGCATGggggagaagctgctggagaaCTTCCCAGTGCAGGCCACCCTCTGCTTCTACGAGGACTcgggcagtgaggaggaggaagaggaggaggaggaagaggaggaggaagcaggggACATGGCAGCAGGTCCCCAGCCACAagcaggcagccctggcaggcCGGTGTGA
- the CNGA2 gene encoding cyclic nucleotide-gated olfactory channel isoform X3 yields MTAKSNGLHSSPANRHPCQPTQARVEGDVERTGLSTRRIVRLVLVLRDWASKNFHEEQQRPDPFLERFQGPELWTVAAGAANDLEDEETKEENKKKKWQIFVVDPAGDWYYHWLAVIAVPVLYNWCLLVARACFSDLQKTYVVLWLVLDYISDSIYIGDIVIRLHTGFLEQGLLVKDLKKLWDNYIHTLQFKLDVLSILPTDLAYFAVGLHCPELRFNRLLHFSRMFEFFDRTETRTSHPNIFRISNLVLYILVIIHWNACIYYAISKAIGFGEDTWVYPNVTDPEYGYLTREYIYCLYWSTLTLTTIGETPPPVRDEEYLFVIFDFLIGVLIFATVVGNVGSMISNMNATRAEFQAKIDAIKHYMQSRKVSKDMETKVIKWFDYLWTNKKAVDEREVLKNLPGKLRAEIAINVHLETLKKVRIFQDCEAGLLVELVLKLHLQVFSPGDYICRKGDIGKEMYIIKEGKLAVVADDGMTQYALLTAGGCFGEISILNIKGSKMGNRRTANIRSLGYSDLFCLSKEDLMEAVTEYPDAKKVLEERGREILIKEGLLDESAAEVSTEGKSMEEKLDRLALNLDTLHTRFGQLLTEYNDAQMKLKQRITVLESKMRQQDLEDFFSDSSDSLLEDEEKALPGGTQ; encoded by the exons ATGACGGCCAAGAGTAATGGTCTGCACAGCTCACCGGCCAACCGCCACCCCTGCCAACCCACCCAAGCTCGAGTAGAGGGTGATGTGGAGAGGACGGGGCTCAGCACCAGGAG GATAGTCcggctggtgctggtgctgaggGACTGGGCCAGCAAGAATTTTcatgaggagcagcaaaggccagACCCCTTTCTCGAGCGCTTCCAGGGCCCTGAGCTCTGGACAGTGGCTGCAGGTGCTGCCAACGATCTAGAGGACGAGGAGaccaaggaggaaaacaaaaa GAAGAAATGGCAGATCTTTGTGGTGGACCCTGCAGGGGACTGGTATTACCATTGGCTGGCTGTCATTGCAGTTCCTGTCCTCTATAACTGGTGCTTGCTCGTAGCCAG GGCTTGCTTCAGTGACCTGCAAAAGACCTATGTTGTTCTCTGGCTGGTGTTAGACTACATCTCAGACTCTATCTACATTGGGGACATAGTGATCCGCCTGCACACAG GTTTCTTGGAACAGGGCCTCCTGGTTAAGGACCTGAAGAAGTTATGGGACAACTACATCCACACCTTACAGTTCAAGCTGGATGTTCTCTCTATCCTGCCCACAGACCTGGCATACTTTGCTGTGGGATTGCACTGCCCTGAATTGCGTTTCAACAGGCTGCTGCACTTCTCCCGCATGTTTGAGTTCTTTGATAGGACTGAGACCAGAACCAGCCACCCCAACATCTTCCGCATCAGCAACTTGGTTCTTTACATCCTGGTCATCATCCACTGGAACGCATGCATTTATTATGCCATCTCCAAGGCCATAGGCTTCGGAGAGGACACCTGGGTCTATCCCAATGTCACAGACCCTGAATATGGATATCTGACTCGGGAGTACATCTACTGTCTCTACTGGTCTACGTTGACTTTGACTACCATTGGAGAGACCCCTCCCCCTGTGCGTGATGAAGAGTATCTCTTTGTGATCTTTGATTTCCTTATCGGTGTCCTCATCTTTGCCACCGTTGTGGGGAATGTGGGATCCATGATATCCAACATGAATGCCACCAGGGCAGAGTTCCAGGCAAAAATCGATGCCATCAAACACTACATGCAGTCCCGCAAGGTGAGCAAAGACATGGAAACCAAAGTCATCAAGTGGTTTGACTACCTGTGGACCAACAAGAAGGCAGTAGATGAACGGGAAGTCCTCAAGAATCTCCCTGGTAAGTTAAGGGCAGAGATTGCCATCAACGTTCATCTGGAGACACTGAAGAAGGTGAGGATTTTCCAGGACTGTGAGGCAGGTCTACTGGTGGAGCTGGTGCTGAAGCTTCACCTTCAGGTGTTTAGCCCAGGGGATTACATTTGCCGGAAAGGAGACATTGGGAAAGAGATGTACATCATCAAGGAGGGCAAGCTGGCCGTGGTGGCGGATGACGGAATGACACAGTATGCTTTGCTCACTGCAGGAGGCTGCTTTGGTGAGATCAGCATCCTCAACATTAAAGGGAGCAAAATGGGCAACAGGCGCACAGCCAACATCCGTAGCTTGGGCTACTCTGATCTTTTCTGCCTGTCAAAGGAAGATCTTATGGAAGCAGTCACAGAGTATCCTGATGCCAAAAAGGTCTTGGAGGAGCGTGGCCGGGAGATCCTGATCAAGGAAGGGCTGCTGGATGAGTCAGCTGCAGAGGTAAGCACGGAAGGGAAAAGCATGGAAGAGAAGCTGGACAGGCTGGCCTTGAACCTGGACACACTGCACACCCGCTTTGGCCAGCTCCTGACAGAGTACAATGATGCCCAGATGAAGCTCAAGCAGCGCATCACTGTTCTGGAGTCCAAGATGAGGCAGCAGGATCTGGAGGACTTCTTCTCTGATAGCTCTGACAGTCTGCTTGAGGATGAGGAGAAAGCTTTACCTGGTGGGACGCaatga
- the CLDN2 gene encoding claudin-2 produces MVSMGLQLLGYAMAFLGYIGTLTTTLLPTWKTSSYIGSSIVTAVSFTKGLWMECATYSTGITQCDIYSSLLNLPTDIQAAQALMVSSCVISSLACLLTVVGMRCTVFSQGSPGKDRVAVAGGVVFILGGLLCFIPMVWNIHVVLRDFHNPILPDSMKFELGEALYLGIISSLLSLVGGFVLSTSCPARDPTATYTSSHQPRLLAGKSLQPSISQTQKTKSELNSYNLTGYV; encoded by the coding sequence ATGGTCTCCATGGGGCTCCAACTGCTGGGCTATGCCATGGCCTTCCTGGGCTACATTGGCACACTGACAACCACACTGCTGCCCACCTGGAAGACCAGTTCCTACATTGGCTCCAGCATCGTGACAGCTGTGAGCTTCACCAAGGGGCTGTGGATGGAGTGCGCCACATACAGCACAGGCATCACCCAGTGTGACATCTACAGTTCCCTGCTCAACCTGCCCACCGACATCCAGGCGGCCCAAGCTCTGATGGTGAGCTCCTGTGTCATTTCCTCCCTTGCCTGTCTCCTCACCGTCGTGGGCATGAGGTGCACTGTCTTCAGCCAAGGCTCACCAGGCAAGGACCGGGTGGCAGTGGCGGGCGGCGTGGTCTTCATCCTtggggggctgctctgcttcATCCCGATGGTGTGGAACATCCATGTGGTGCTGCGGGATTTCCACAACCCCATCCTCCCCGACAGCATGAAGTTTGAACTTGGGGAGGCACTTTACCTGGGCAtcatctcctccctcctctccctcgtTGGCGGCTTCGTcctcagcacctcctgccctgcccgggaCCCAACAGCCACCTACACAAGCAGCCACCAGCCCCGGCTGCTGGCAGGCAAGAGCCTCCAGCCCTCCATCAGCCAGACACAGAAGACCAAGAGCGAGCTCAACTCCTACAACCTGACAGGATACGTGTAG
- the CNGA2 gene encoding cyclic nucleotide-gated olfactory channel isoform X2, whose protein sequence is MTAKSNGLHSSPANRHPCQPTQARVEGDVERTGLSTRRASSMQDDTSSELQRGSPPDGGEQLAASAFRGRQALARIVRLVLVLRDWASKNFHEEQQRPDPFLERFQGPELWTVAAGAANDLEDEETKEENKKACFSDLQKTYVVLWLVLDYISDSIYIGDIVIRLHTGFLEQGLLVKDLKKLWDNYIHTLQFKLDVLSILPTDLAYFAVGLHCPELRFNRLLHFSRMFEFFDRTETRTSHPNIFRISNLVLYILVIIHWNACIYYAISKAIGFGEDTWVYPNVTDPEYGYLTREYIYCLYWSTLTLTTIGETPPPVRDEEYLFVIFDFLIGVLIFATVVGNVGSMISNMNATRAEFQAKIDAIKHYMQSRKVSKDMETKVIKWFDYLWTNKKAVDEREVLKNLPGKLRAEIAINVHLETLKKVRIFQDCEAGLLVELVLKLHLQVFSPGDYICRKGDIGKEMYIIKEGKLAVVADDGMTQYALLTAGGCFGEISILNIKGSKMGNRRTANIRSLGYSDLFCLSKEDLMEAVTEYPDAKKVLEERGREILIKEGLLDESAAEVSTEGKSMEEKLDRLALNLDTLHTRFGQLLTEYNDAQMKLKQRITVLESKMRQQDLEDFFSDSSDSLLEDEEKALPGGTQ, encoded by the exons ATGACGGCCAAGAGTAATGGTCTGCACAGCTCACCGGCCAACCGCCACCCCTGCCAACCCACCCAAGCTCGAGTAGAGGGTGATGTGGAGAGGACGGGGCTCAGCACCAGGAG GGCCTCCTCAATGCAGGATGACACctcctcagagctgcagagagggaGTCCCCCAGATGGAGGGGAGCAGCTGGCTGCCTCTGCTTTCCGAGGCAGACAAGCCTTGGCCAG GATAGTCcggctggtgctggtgctgaggGACTGGGCCAGCAAGAATTTTcatgaggagcagcaaaggccagACCCCTTTCTCGAGCGCTTCCAGGGCCCTGAGCTCTGGACAGTGGCTGCAGGTGCTGCCAACGATCTAGAGGACGAGGAGaccaaggaggaaaacaaaaa GGCTTGCTTCAGTGACCTGCAAAAGACCTATGTTGTTCTCTGGCTGGTGTTAGACTACATCTCAGACTCTATCTACATTGGGGACATAGTGATCCGCCTGCACACAG GTTTCTTGGAACAGGGCCTCCTGGTTAAGGACCTGAAGAAGTTATGGGACAACTACATCCACACCTTACAGTTCAAGCTGGATGTTCTCTCTATCCTGCCCACAGACCTGGCATACTTTGCTGTGGGATTGCACTGCCCTGAATTGCGTTTCAACAGGCTGCTGCACTTCTCCCGCATGTTTGAGTTCTTTGATAGGACTGAGACCAGAACCAGCCACCCCAACATCTTCCGCATCAGCAACTTGGTTCTTTACATCCTGGTCATCATCCACTGGAACGCATGCATTTATTATGCCATCTCCAAGGCCATAGGCTTCGGAGAGGACACCTGGGTCTATCCCAATGTCACAGACCCTGAATATGGATATCTGACTCGGGAGTACATCTACTGTCTCTACTGGTCTACGTTGACTTTGACTACCATTGGAGAGACCCCTCCCCCTGTGCGTGATGAAGAGTATCTCTTTGTGATCTTTGATTTCCTTATCGGTGTCCTCATCTTTGCCACCGTTGTGGGGAATGTGGGATCCATGATATCCAACATGAATGCCACCAGGGCAGAGTTCCAGGCAAAAATCGATGCCATCAAACACTACATGCAGTCCCGCAAGGTGAGCAAAGACATGGAAACCAAAGTCATCAAGTGGTTTGACTACCTGTGGACCAACAAGAAGGCAGTAGATGAACGGGAAGTCCTCAAGAATCTCCCTGGTAAGTTAAGGGCAGAGATTGCCATCAACGTTCATCTGGAGACACTGAAGAAGGTGAGGATTTTCCAGGACTGTGAGGCAGGTCTACTGGTGGAGCTGGTGCTGAAGCTTCACCTTCAGGTGTTTAGCCCAGGGGATTACATTTGCCGGAAAGGAGACATTGGGAAAGAGATGTACATCATCAAGGAGGGCAAGCTGGCCGTGGTGGCGGATGACGGAATGACACAGTATGCTTTGCTCACTGCAGGAGGCTGCTTTGGTGAGATCAGCATCCTCAACATTAAAGGGAGCAAAATGGGCAACAGGCGCACAGCCAACATCCGTAGCTTGGGCTACTCTGATCTTTTCTGCCTGTCAAAGGAAGATCTTATGGAAGCAGTCACAGAGTATCCTGATGCCAAAAAGGTCTTGGAGGAGCGTGGCCGGGAGATCCTGATCAAGGAAGGGCTGCTGGATGAGTCAGCTGCAGAGGTAAGCACGGAAGGGAAAAGCATGGAAGAGAAGCTGGACAGGCTGGCCTTGAACCTGGACACACTGCACACCCGCTTTGGCCAGCTCCTGACAGAGTACAATGATGCCCAGATGAAGCTCAAGCAGCGCATCACTGTTCTGGAGTCCAAGATGAGGCAGCAGGATCTGGAGGACTTCTTCTCTGATAGCTCTGACAGTCTGCTTGAGGATGAGGAGAAAGCTTTACCTGGTGGGACGCaatga